One Desulfobulbus propionicus DSM 2032 DNA segment encodes these proteins:
- a CDS encoding cytochrome c3 family protein, with the protein MTINPKAVLAAAVVLLAGALPTPGLALEQIDAPETVTIDALANLYQPVQFSHKRHAQLARCKDCHHHTTGHQDMDPNCVRCHAHSPEASTVSCKDCHTHKQFYPEQVTATDNRNLYHIDKPGLKGAYHLNCVPCHVKKNAPSHCEGCHAMTDAGKTFFHLDGKGQGKANAKDSHGK; encoded by the coding sequence ATGACGATTAATCCCAAGGCCGTGCTCGCGGCCGCGGTTGTACTGCTGGCCGGGGCCTTGCCAACGCCTGGCCTGGCCCTGGAGCAGATCGATGCGCCGGAGACGGTGACCATCGATGCCCTGGCCAATCTGTATCAGCCGGTCCAATTCAGCCACAAACGACATGCGCAGCTGGCCCGATGCAAGGATTGCCATCACCACACCACCGGCCACCAGGACATGGATCCCAACTGCGTCCGCTGCCATGCCCATTCCCCGGAAGCCAGCACCGTGTCGTGCAAGGACTGCCATACCCACAAGCAGTTCTATCCCGAACAGGTCACCGCTACCGACAACCGCAACCTCTATCACATCGACAAACCGGGACTGAAGGGCGCCTACCACCTCAACTGCGTGCCCTGCCACGTGAAGAAGAACGCGCCGTCGCACTGCGAGGGCTGCCACGCCATGACCGATGCCGGCAAAACCTTCTTTCATCTTGACGGCAAGGGGCAGGGCAAGGCCAACGCCAAGGACAGCCACGGTAAATGA
- a CDS encoding sigma-54 dependent transcriptional regulator translates to MNDLEPTSAILVIDDEESLRNTFQFFLQNQGYAPVVTAATFDQALQEIGLRAFDLIISDIVLGGHTGIDVLKRVREMGMRCPVVMITGYPTVETAAEAVRLGAFDYIPKPVDKETLLKTARLALRQYQLERGQRRAEQERERYRAFLETVFKSVTDAILTVDRHLDIREMNPAARLLLTELHPGLADQRSILSLCAREEFAALKKELLQAMNSGQENSPHLVECRTDDRRKLVLSIAVAPLKDGVGGAEGAVLVIRDLTLPEPRQAGRRHRFHRFLGASDAMQAVYTMIENVGRVDLTVLITGESGTGKELAAEALHRESHRKNRPLVKVDCTAIPESLLESELFGHRKGSFTGADRDRMGRILQADGGTLFLDEIGDISPMMQLRLLRFLQESTFYPVGQDTPLRVDVRVLAATNVDLKEKVRAGAFREDLYFRLRVIDVILPPLRERGNDVLLLADHFLANIAPKVGKHIGGISDQARQLLLAYPWPGNVRELEHVIERACVLCQGTTLGADQLPGEIVGYRLPAPEVAPVEREGASAAVLPAAADLPPSERILQALRRAGGNKAKAARLLGIDRTTLYRKIRELHLDLSQIDF, encoded by the coding sequence ATGAACGACCTTGAACCGACCAGCGCCATCCTGGTGATCGACGATGAGGAAAGCCTGCGCAATACCTTCCAGTTTTTTCTGCAGAACCAGGGCTATGCGCCGGTGGTCACCGCCGCCACCTTTGACCAGGCCCTGCAGGAGATCGGCCTGCGCGCTTTTGACCTGATCATCAGCGACATCGTCCTGGGCGGCCATACCGGCATCGATGTGCTCAAGCGGGTGCGGGAGATGGGGATGCGTTGTCCGGTGGTGATGATCACCGGCTATCCGACCGTGGAGACCGCGGCCGAGGCGGTGCGCCTGGGCGCCTTTGACTACATCCCCAAGCCGGTGGACAAGGAAACCCTGTTGAAGACGGCGCGCCTGGCCCTGCGGCAGTATCAACTGGAGCGCGGACAGCGGCGGGCGGAACAGGAGCGGGAGCGGTATCGCGCCTTTTTGGAGACTGTGTTCAAAAGCGTGACCGATGCCATCCTCACCGTGGACCGGCACCTCGACATTCGGGAAATGAATCCGGCCGCGCGGCTGCTGCTCACCGAGCTGCATCCCGGCTTGGCCGACCAGCGGAGCATCCTCTCCCTGTGCGCCCGGGAGGAGTTCGCCGCCTTGAAGAAGGAGTTGCTGCAGGCGATGAACAGCGGCCAGGAAAACAGCCCGCATCTGGTGGAATGCCGCACCGACGATCGGCGCAAGTTGGTGCTCAGCATCGCCGTGGCTCCGCTCAAGGACGGCGTCGGCGGGGCCGAGGGGGCGGTGCTGGTGATCCGCGACCTGACCCTGCCCGAACCCCGCCAGGCCGGACGGCGGCACCGGTTCCACCGTTTTCTTGGCGCGAGCGACGCCATGCAGGCGGTGTACACCATGATCGAGAACGTCGGCCGGGTCGATCTGACGGTGCTGATCACCGGTGAATCGGGCACGGGCAAGGAGCTGGCGGCCGAGGCCCTGCACCGGGAAAGCCATCGCAAGAACCGGCCGCTGGTCAAGGTCGACTGCACCGCCATCCCCGAATCGCTGCTGGAAAGCGAGCTGTTCGGCCATCGCAAGGGCTCGTTCACCGGCGCCGACCGCGACCGCATGGGCCGCATTCTCCAGGCCGACGGCGGCACCCTGTTTCTCGACGAGATCGGCGACATCTCGCCGATGATGCAGCTGCGCCTGCTGCGCTTTCTTCAGGAAAGCACCTTCTATCCGGTGGGCCAGGACACGCCGCTGCGGGTCGATGTCCGCGTGCTGGCGGCCACCAATGTCGATCTCAAGGAAAAGGTGCGCGCCGGCGCCTTCCGCGAGGACCTCTATTTCCGCCTGCGGGTGATCGACGTCATCCTGCCGCCGTTGCGGGAACGGGGCAACGATGTGCTCCTGCTCGCCGACCATTTCCTCGCCAACATCGCCCCCAAGGTGGGCAAGCACATCGGCGGCATCTCCGATCAGGCCCGGCAGCTCCTGCTCGCCTATCCCTGGCCGGGCAACGTGCGCGAACTGGAACATGTGATCGAGCGCGCCTGCGTCCTGTGCCAGGGAACGACCCTTGGCGCCGATCAGCTGCCCGGCGAAATCGTCGGCTATCGGCTGCCGGCCCCCGAGGTCGCTCCGGTGGAGCGCGAGGGCGCGAGCGCCGCCGTCCTGCCCGCCGCCGCCGATCTTCCCCCCTCCGAACGCATTCTTCAGGCCCTGCGCAGGGCGGGCGGCAACAAGGCCAAGGCGGCCCGGCTGCTTGGCATCGACCGCACCACCCTTTACCGCAAAATTCGCGAACTGCACCTGGATCTGTCCCAGATCGATTTCTGA
- a CDS encoding DUF6125 family protein: MSSGKVILEQADQDLLVRMVMDGFRRIIVHYGAWFAEVEHQVGLEKALAVEDDVWQASVGNQLDRLGKTLDFPTEGGIPAVLKTLPKEVLADLIEKLSINWLANDGIWFQAVENRFGMGDAKRCNDTCWTRFSPFEAARIKKLLDLPEAGGIPALKRALGLRMYAFINEQSIEEVNDHCIIFYMNNCRVQAARKRKGLADYPCKSAGMVEYPTFAQTIDPRIKTECVGCPPDDHPDNWFCAWKFILEE; encoded by the coding sequence ATGAGCAGTGGCAAGGTGATACTCGAACAGGCTGATCAGGATCTGCTGGTGCGGATGGTGATGGACGGCTTTCGCCGGATTATTGTCCACTATGGCGCCTGGTTCGCCGAGGTGGAGCATCAGGTGGGCCTGGAGAAGGCCCTGGCCGTGGAGGACGATGTCTGGCAGGCCAGCGTGGGCAATCAGCTCGACCGGTTGGGCAAGACCCTGGATTTTCCCACCGAGGGGGGCATTCCCGCCGTGTTGAAGACCCTGCCCAAGGAGGTGCTGGCCGATCTGATCGAAAAGTTGAGCATCAACTGGCTGGCCAACGACGGTATCTGGTTCCAGGCGGTGGAGAACCGGTTCGGCATGGGCGACGCCAAACGGTGCAACGACACCTGCTGGACCCGCTTTTCCCCCTTCGAGGCGGCGCGGATCAAAAAACTGCTCGACCTGCCCGAGGCCGGCGGCATCCCGGCGCTGAAAAGGGCGCTGGGCCTGCGGATGTACGCCTTCATCAACGAGCAGTCGATCGAGGAGGTCAACGACCACTGCATCATCTTCTACATGAACAACTGTCGGGTGCAGGCGGCGCGCAAGCGCAAGGGCCTGGCCGATTATCCGTGCAAGTCGGCGGGCATGGTCGAATACCCCACCTTTGCCCAGACCATTGATCCCCGCATCAAGACCGAATGCGTCGGCTGCCCGCCGGATGACCACCCGGACAACTGGTTCTGCGCCTGGAAGTTCATCCTGGAGGAATGA
- a CDS encoding transposase yields MDTTSAENQSPILKTFDQLFPTEEDCVAFLFPLRWPQGFVCPFCRTRHPQLTPRRYPVCPHCGNRSSLTTGTLMHGAKKPLREWLLTIWWFSAQPLDVSAKELQRLLGTSCYQTAWTWLQKLRLAMGRADDERCRGVVEIGCGLVAPAYERKERALVLTAAEIVLALGITGRIRMRHIPQLDRKQLVLFLHDAVQVNSTLLSGDAQLLALLDQAGPYAVAPTQPDSLLQPSRAFELGRSFETCLHTVHRGGVTVKHLQLYLDEFCFRNNASLLSDHQAVFRALLSGVLGSAGHPEQATRPLHEAARRGGRQP; encoded by the coding sequence ATGGACACGACCAGCGCCGAAAACCAGAGTCCCATTCTCAAGACCTTTGACCAGCTCTTTCCCACGGAAGAGGACTGCGTTGCCTTTCTGTTTCCCTTGCGCTGGCCGCAGGGATTTGTCTGCCCCTTCTGCCGCACCCGTCATCCGCAGCTGACGCCCCGTCGCTACCCGGTCTGTCCGCACTGCGGCAACCGCAGTTCGCTGACCACCGGCACCCTGATGCACGGGGCCAAGAAACCGCTCCGGGAATGGCTGCTGACCATCTGGTGGTTCAGCGCCCAGCCGCTGGATGTCAGCGCCAAGGAGTTGCAGCGGCTGCTGGGCACCTCCTGCTACCAGACGGCCTGGACCTGGCTGCAGAAACTGCGCCTGGCCATGGGGCGGGCCGATGACGAACGCTGCCGGGGGGTGGTGGAGATCGGCTGCGGCCTCGTGGCCCCGGCGTACGAGCGCAAGGAACGCGCCCTGGTGCTGACCGCCGCCGAAATCGTGCTCGCCCTCGGCATCACCGGCCGTATTCGCATGCGCCACATCCCCCAGCTCGACCGCAAGCAGCTGGTGCTGTTTCTCCACGACGCGGTCCAGGTCAACAGTACCCTGCTCAGCGGCGACGCACAGCTGCTCGCCCTCCTGGACCAGGCAGGCCCCTATGCCGTGGCCCCGACGCAGCCCGATTCCTTGCTGCAGCCGTCGCGGGCCTTCGAGCTGGGTCGTAGTTTCGAGACCTGCCTGCACACCGTGCACCGCGGCGGGGTCACGGTCAAGCACCTCCAGCTCTACCTCGATGAATTCTGCTTTCGCAACAATGCCTCGCTCCTGTCCGATCACCAGGCGGTGTTCAGGGCCCTGCTCAGCGGCGTGCTGGGAAGCGCGGGGCATCCGGAGCAGGCGACCCGGCCGCTGCACGAGGCGGCGCGCCGCGGCGGGAGGCAGCCATGA
- a CDS encoding radical SAM protein, giving the protein MRWPWPFHRPPRLDWLQVEISTHCNAACLYCPRTCYASRWQNRLLAPELFAALRPLLATTRLLYLQGWGEPLTHPAFFDFVDQAKAAGCAVGTTTNGLLLTEECCRRLIASQVDVVALSLAGIDQENDRIRRGTSVRQVLAAIERLDRLKHALTSDTPAIHIAYLLLRSRLDDVEALPALLAGRGIGQVVISTLDLVADHGLLGEAIVPANEVEYAALRQRLDAVIAAGAGLSLPIHAWLARPAAGLGGDSGTSPSGKGDCSENIDKAAVIAVDGSLSPCVYTHLPLAAGAHVWTAGQETPFHPLVFGSVAEQSFAALWHAPPYAAFRRAHRSGRPPLPCRDCVRMRMRSG; this is encoded by the coding sequence ATGCGCTGGCCCTGGCCGTTTCACCGCCCGCCCCGGCTCGACTGGCTGCAGGTGGAAATCAGCACCCACTGCAACGCCGCCTGCCTGTACTGTCCGCGGACCTGCTACGCCTCCCGCTGGCAGAATCGGCTGCTCGCGCCCGAGCTCTTCGCCGCCCTGCGGCCGCTGCTCGCCACAACCCGCCTGCTCTATCTCCAGGGCTGGGGCGAACCCCTGACCCATCCCGCCTTTTTTGATTTCGTCGACCAGGCCAAGGCCGCCGGCTGCGCGGTCGGCACCACCACCAACGGCCTGCTGCTGACCGAGGAATGCTGCCGCCGCCTGATTGCCTCCCAGGTGGACGTGGTCGCCTTGTCCCTGGCCGGCATTGACCAGGAAAACGACCGTATCCGCCGTGGAACCAGTGTGCGCCAGGTCCTGGCGGCAATCGAACGGCTCGACCGACTCAAGCATGCGCTGACCTCGGACACGCCAGCCATTCATATCGCCTATCTGCTGCTCCGCTCCCGGCTGGACGACGTGGAAGCCCTGCCTGCCTTGCTCGCCGGGCGGGGCATCGGGCAGGTGGTGATCAGTACCCTGGACCTGGTGGCCGATCACGGTCTGCTCGGCGAGGCGATTGTCCCGGCCAACGAGGTGGAATATGCCGCCCTGCGACAGCGATTGGACGCGGTGATCGCGGCCGGTGCCGGGCTGAGCCTGCCCATCCATGCCTGGCTGGCCCGGCCGGCAGCCGGCTTGGGTGGCGATTCGGGAACATCGCCGTCCGGCAAGGGCGACTGCTCCGAAAACATCGACAAAGCTGCGGTTATCGCTGTTGACGGCAGCCTTTCGCCCTGCGTCTACACCCATCTGCCGCTCGCCGCCGGCGCCCATGTTTGGACCGCCGGCCAAGAAACTCCCTTTCATCCCCTCGTCTTTGGTTCGGTCGCCGAGCAATCTTTTGCGGCCCTCTGGCATGCGCCGCCCTATGCCGCCTTCCGCCGGGCGCATCGGTCGGGCCGCCCGCCCCTTCCCTGCCGGGACTGCGTGAGGATGCGGATGCGCTCGGGCTAA
- a CDS encoding AAA family ATPase, producing MSIITIARGSYSRGKEVAERLAKKLGYECISRDILLEASEEFNIPEMKLVRMLHDCPKILDRLFDGPERYVAYYRSALLQHARNDNIVYHGLAGHFFLKDIPHVLKIRINADMESRVREEMKRENISAEEALAVLKKDDEERRKWSLEVYGTDTWDSRLYDMVINISTLTLEDAVDIIHGVLQKPTFQSTVASRKLVADLAIAAKKRAEIVKAKGKIETEVI from the coding sequence ATGTCGATCATCACAATCGCAAGAGGCTCATACAGCCGTGGCAAGGAGGTCGCCGAGAGACTGGCGAAGAAATTGGGATACGAATGCATTTCCCGCGATATCCTGCTTGAAGCCTCCGAGGAATTCAATATTCCTGAAATGAAACTGGTGCGCATGCTCCATGATTGCCCCAAGATTCTTGATCGGCTGTTCGACGGGCCCGAGCGCTATGTCGCCTACTACCGGTCGGCCCTGCTGCAGCATGCTCGTAACGACAATATCGTCTACCATGGCCTGGCCGGCCATTTCTTTCTCAAGGACATCCCCCATGTGCTCAAAATCAGGATCAACGCCGATATGGAGAGCCGGGTGCGGGAGGAAATGAAGCGGGAGAACATTTCGGCCGAGGAGGCGCTTGCCGTCCTGAAGAAAGACGATGAGGAGCGGCGGAAATGGAGCCTGGAGGTCTACGGCACGGACACGTGGGATAGCCGCCTGTACGACATGGTCATCAATATCAGCACGCTGACGCTTGAGGACGCGGTCGACATCATCCACGGCGTGTTGCAAAAACCGACCTTCCAGTCAACGGTTGCGTCCCGAAAGTTGGTTGCCGACCTGGCGATCGCGGCAAAAAAACGAGCGGAGATCGTGAAGGCCAAGGGGAAAATCGAAACCGAGGTGATCTGA
- a CDS encoding 4Fe-4S dicluster domain-containing protein, whose amino-acid sequence MKTLINRRRFLRGSLAASAAATVSLAKKTDAATFEGYPDAMGVLVDLSRCVGCRSCEAACNKEQHLPAPEKPFNDFSVFDELHHGQKRRTDETRYTVVNRYDIPGSEHPLFRKIQCNHCLEPACLTSCFVNAYTKTPEGAVVYDPSVCVGCRTCMIACPFYIPTFRYSSAFKPRIMKCVFCHDTRLTKGLPPACVEACPQEALTFGRRSDLVAMGTQRIRENPGAYVDHIYGEHEAGGTSWMYLSPAPFDQVGMDTSVPKEPILNYVKDFLSIVPMVLTIWPALFAGFNLLATRKDTMEQQKNNNEGEV is encoded by the coding sequence ATGAAGACATTGATCAATCGGAGAAGGTTTCTGCGGGGCAGTCTGGCTGCCTCGGCCGCGGCAACCGTCTCCCTGGCCAAGAAAACAGACGCCGCGACCTTTGAGGGCTATCCCGACGCCATGGGCGTGCTGGTCGACCTGTCGCGCTGCGTCGGCTGCCGCAGCTGCGAGGCCGCGTGCAACAAGGAGCAGCACCTGCCCGCGCCGGAAAAGCCGTTCAACGATTTTTCGGTCTTCGACGAGCTGCACCACGGTCAGAAGCGACGCACCGACGAGACCCGCTACACGGTGGTCAACCGCTACGACATTCCCGGCAGCGAGCATCCGCTCTTTCGCAAGATCCAGTGCAACCATTGCCTGGAGCCGGCCTGCCTGACCAGCTGTTTCGTCAATGCCTACACCAAGACCCCAGAGGGCGCGGTCGTCTACGACCCCAGCGTGTGCGTGGGCTGCCGGACCTGCATGATCGCCTGCCCCTTCTATATCCCGACCTTCCGCTACTCCAGCGCGTTCAAGCCGCGGATCATGAAGTGCGTCTTCTGCCACGATACCCGCTTGACCAAGGGACTGCCGCCGGCCTGCGTCGAAGCCTGTCCGCAGGAGGCCCTGACCTTCGGCCGCCGTTCCGACCTGGTGGCCATGGGCACGCAGCGCATTCGCGAGAATCCCGGCGCCTATGTCGACCATATCTACGGCGAGCACGAAGCCGGCGGAACCTCCTGGATGTATCTGTCACCGGCGCCCTTCGACCAGGTGGGCATGGACACCTCGGTTCCCAAGGAGCCCATCCTCAACTATGTCAAGGACTTCCTGTCCATCGTCCCCATGGTGCTGACCATCTGGCCGGCCTTGTTTGCCGGGTTCAATCTCCTGGCGACCAGGAAAGACACAATGGAACAACAGAAGAACAACAACGAGGGGGAGGTCTGA
- a CDS encoding PAS domain-containing protein has protein sequence MPEQTRFIVQLGILFLVAAILLLLMDRQMLIGPEELAQWPFALLSLVVVAGLFAVVALLTHARLRALDRSLAALEHQLAEANHELTLTRNTLEQRVERRTFEISVANASLNREIAERIQAEAETRRIKRRMELILESAGEGIFGLDIDGKVTFVNKAAALMLGWEADDLVGQSHHALIHHTRADGTSYPVSQCPIHQAYRDGKVHFGDDEVFWKRDGASFPVAYISTPILENRRLTGAVVVFRDLTSYRQPQPLGE, from the coding sequence ATGCCTGAACAGACCCGTTTCATCGTCCAACTGGGAATCCTGTTCCTGGTGGCGGCCATCCTTCTGCTGCTGATGGACCGGCAGATGCTCATCGGTCCGGAGGAACTGGCGCAGTGGCCCTTTGCGCTGTTGTCCCTGGTGGTGGTCGCAGGACTGTTTGCGGTGGTGGCCCTGCTGACCCATGCGCGGCTGCGCGCCCTGGACCGCTCGCTCGCCGCCCTGGAGCACCAGCTGGCCGAGGCCAACCATGAACTGACCCTGACCCGCAACACCCTCGAACAGCGGGTGGAGCGGCGGACCTTTGAAATTTCGGTGGCCAACGCTTCGCTCAACCGGGAGATCGCCGAGCGGATCCAGGCCGAGGCCGAGACCAGGCGGATCAAGCGGCGGATGGAGCTGATCCTCGAATCAGCGGGCGAGGGCATCTTCGGCCTGGACATCGACGGCAAGGTGACCTTTGTCAACAAGGCCGCGGCGCTGATGCTCGGCTGGGAGGCGGACGATCTGGTCGGACAGTCGCACCATGCGCTCATTCACCACACCCGGGCCGACGGCACCTCCTACCCGGTCAGCCAGTGCCCGATCCACCAGGCCTACCGCGACGGCAAGGTCCATTTCGGCGACGACGAGGTATTCTGGAAGCGTGACGGCGCCAGTTTTCCGGTGGCATACATCAGCACCCCCATTCTGGAAAACCGCCGCCTGACCGGCGCGGTGGTGGTCTTCCGCGACCTGACCTCCTATCGCCAACCCCAGCCCCTGGGAGAATGA
- the ftsH gene encoding ATP-dependent zinc metalloprotease FtsH — MRNPIQLGLLLLTVTAIVVFGYNVYLRETTPPERAYSQFLAELKEGAIRTVHFKGQMLTGEDSAGRPFGTFVPDVAALVPLLLERQVAITGEAVAPSGLADLFKSLLPVVLILSGWLIFSKKSFKGDFAARRGSRFTPVKSERVTFEDVAGITEAKEELQEIVEFLKTPEKYSRLGGRIPRGVLLQGAPGTGKTLLAKAIAGEASVAFFSMGGSDFVEIFAGVGASRVRELFQEAKKSAPCIIFIDEIDAIGGRRTGGQSSGASDEREQTLNALLVEMDGFGSEDTVIMIAATNRPDILDPALLRPGRFDRQITISLPDVKGRLKILEVHAKKIVTSPEIDLAEIARSIPGFSGAEIANLVNEAALTAARHNKAAVEMSDFDEAKDKIVMGLERKNIAISEKDRRLTAYHEAGHALVGLMLEETDPLHKITIIPRGRAMGVTQQVPLDDRLTYSREYLLNRIAILLGGRAAEALVFNRLTTGASNDILQATDIAARLVCEWGMSPALGPVAYQRGSDGFLGESSQGKPHSEMSARQIDREIKRLIDGCYDQASELLNKHNRFLHKFAEALLLKETMDAEDVAIVYRSYLKERELERILTENGGKHDSSNNHEQMEVHP, encoded by the coding sequence ATGAGAAATCCGATCCAGCTCGGTCTGCTGCTGTTGACCGTCACCGCCATCGTCGTGTTCGGCTACAACGTCTACCTGCGCGAGACCACCCCTCCGGAGCGGGCGTACAGTCAATTTCTCGCCGAGCTCAAGGAGGGCGCTATCCGCACCGTTCATTTCAAGGGGCAGATGCTCACCGGCGAAGACAGTGCCGGCCGGCCCTTTGGAACCTTTGTCCCAGATGTCGCCGCCCTGGTTCCTCTCTTGCTCGAACGGCAGGTGGCCATCACCGGCGAGGCCGTGGCTCCGTCGGGTCTTGCCGACCTGTTCAAGTCCCTTCTGCCCGTGGTGCTCATCCTCAGCGGCTGGCTGATTTTCAGCAAGAAGTCGTTCAAGGGCGATTTCGCCGCCCGCCGAGGTTCCCGATTCACCCCGGTGAAAAGCGAGCGGGTGACCTTCGAGGATGTGGCCGGGATCACCGAGGCCAAGGAGGAGCTGCAGGAGATCGTCGAATTCCTCAAAACGCCGGAGAAATACAGCCGCCTGGGCGGCCGCATCCCCAGGGGCGTGCTTCTCCAGGGCGCGCCGGGCACCGGCAAGACGCTGCTGGCCAAGGCCATTGCCGGCGAGGCCTCGGTGGCCTTCTTTTCCATGGGCGGCTCGGATTTCGTCGAGATCTTCGCCGGAGTGGGCGCCTCGCGGGTGCGCGAACTGTTTCAGGAGGCCAAGAAGAGCGCGCCCTGCATCATTTTCATCGATGAGATCGACGCCATCGGCGGCCGACGGACCGGGGGGCAAAGCAGCGGCGCCAGCGATGAACGCGAACAGACCCTCAATGCCCTGCTGGTGGAAATGGACGGCTTTGGTTCCGAGGACACGGTGATCATGATCGCGGCCACCAATCGGCCCGACATCCTCGATCCGGCCCTGCTTCGTCCCGGACGCTTCGACCGGCAGATCACCATCAGTCTGCCGGACGTCAAGGGACGGCTGAAGATCCTTGAGGTCCACGCCAAGAAGATCGTCACCTCGCCGGAGATCGACCTGGCGGAGATCGCCCGCTCCATTCCCGGGTTTTCCGGCGCCGAGATCGCCAACCTGGTCAACGAGGCGGCCCTGACCGCCGCCCGTCACAACAAGGCGGCGGTGGAGATGAGCGATTTCGACGAGGCCAAGGACAAAATCGTCATGGGCCTTGAGCGCAAGAACATCGCCATCAGCGAGAAGGACCGCCGCCTGACCGCCTACCACGAAGCCGGCCATGCCCTTGTCGGCCTCATGCTCGAGGAAACCGACCCGCTGCACAAAATCACCATCATCCCCCGGGGACGGGCCATGGGCGTGACCCAGCAGGTGCCCCTGGACGACCGCCTCACCTATTCGCGCGAATACCTGCTCAACCGGATAGCCATCCTGCTCGGCGGCCGGGCCGCCGAGGCTCTGGTGTTCAATCGCCTGACCACCGGCGCCAGCAACGACATCCTGCAGGCCACGGACATTGCCGCCCGGTTGGTGTGCGAATGGGGCATGAGCCCGGCGCTGGGGCCGGTCGCCTACCAGCGGGGCAGCGACGGCTTCCTCGGCGAGAGCAGTCAGGGCAAGCCCCACAGCGAAATGAGCGCCCGTCAAATCGACCGGGAGATCAAGCGGTTGATCGACGGGTGTTACGACCAGGCGAGCGAGCTGCTGAACAAGCACAACCGGTTTCTCCATAAATTCGCCGAGGCCCTGCTGCTCAAGGAGACCATGGATGCCGAGGACGTTGCCATTGTGTACCGCAGTTACCTGAAGGAACGGGAACTAGAACGGATATTGACCGAAAACGGAGGAAAGCATGACAGTTCCAACAATCACGAACAGATGGAGGTTCACCCATGA
- a CDS encoding polysulfide reductase — protein MHTFINNKQEIPVVSHLKPDGGVWTVKEKLWLGLSREDYKAQFLRNPVNWVLIFIFAIGVPLLIQRYLFGLDTVTHASNDYPWGLFLGFGLFGMVPLSASGFLLGTTVEIFGRKDFAPIERLALLNGLLGYFFAVVYLLVDLGMPWRLYYPMFISLGPAAVLFLVAWHVATYLSVQIAEVSSAYFEWVGWLKGKRFVKSITIGLTIAGIILSTLHQGALGALFTYAPTKVHPLWFSANFQWIHFFCSAIFAGLSMVICSATLCKHFMIWRCDRRFLDNVDRCTLGLGKGCAYALITYLVIKLVGVAHDQDWAYLLTGWGQYFLLEMAVAVVLPMILFAYGVKHRRVAMVRFAALISVLGIVWNRLNTSMICFNWQLYQEIPHWKEVWITITIFALYFIVYRFILYRLPILYEWRGEK, from the coding sequence ATGCACACCTTTATCAACAACAAGCAGGAAATTCCGGTTGTCTCCCATCTCAAGCCGGATGGGGGGGTGTGGACCGTCAAGGAAAAACTCTGGCTGGGCCTGAGCCGCGAGGACTACAAGGCCCAGTTCCTGCGCAACCCGGTCAATTGGGTACTGATCTTCATTTTCGCCATCGGCGTGCCGCTGCTCATCCAGCGCTACCTGTTCGGGCTCGATACCGTCACCCACGCCTCCAACGACTATCCCTGGGGCCTGTTTTTGGGGTTCGGGCTGTTCGGCATGGTGCCCCTGTCCGCCTCGGGGTTTCTGCTGGGCACCACGGTGGAGATTTTCGGCCGCAAGGATTTCGCGCCCATCGAACGGCTGGCCCTGCTCAACGGCCTGCTCGGCTACTTCTTTGCCGTCGTCTATCTTCTGGTCGATTTGGGCATGCCCTGGCGCCTCTACTACCCGATGTTCATCTCGCTCGGGCCGGCGGCGGTGCTCTTCCTCGTGGCCTGGCATGTGGCCACCTACCTGTCGGTGCAGATCGCCGAGGTGTCGTCGGCTTATTTCGAGTGGGTCGGCTGGCTCAAGGGCAAACGATTTGTCAAGTCGATCACCATCGGTCTGACCATCGCCGGCATCATCCTGTCCACCCTGCACCAGGGGGCGTTGGGCGCGCTGTTCACCTACGCGCCCACCAAGGTCCACCCGCTCTGGTTTTCGGCCAACTTTCAGTGGATCCATTTCTTCTGCTCGGCCATCTTCGCCGGCCTGTCCATGGTCATCTGCTCCGCGACCCTGTGCAAGCATTTCATGATCTGGCGCTGCGACCGCCGCTTCCTGGACAACGTCGACCGATGCACTCTCGGGCTGGGCAAGGGATGTGCCTATGCCCTGATCACCTATCTGGTGATCAAGCTGGTCGGGGTGGCGCATGACCAGGATTGGGCCTACCTGCTGACCGGCTGGGGGCAATATTTCCTCCTGGAAATGGCGGTGGCCGTGGTGCTGCCGATGATCCTCTTCGCCTACGGGGTCAAGCACCGGCGCGTGGCCATGGTGCGCTTCGCCGCCCTGATCAGCGTGCTCGGCATTGTCTGGAACCGGCTCAACACCTCGATGATCTGCTTCAACTGGCAGCTCTACCAGGAGATCCCGCATTGGAAGGAGGTGTGGATCACCATCACCATCTTCGCCCTCTATTTCATCGTCTATCGGTTCATTCTCTACCGGTTGCCGATCCTGTATGAATGGCGGGGCGAAAAATGA